The genomic region ATGCACAAGCCTTTTCTGTGCCAGCAGGCGTGCCTTGTAAGCGGGCTGACAGGCTCCTTTTCATGGCTTGAAGGATATATTGAAAAACTTGAAAGATATTTTGAGTGCTATGACAGATATTACTATAATGAAAACTGCGGCTTATACGTATGGGCTGACGACGTAATGATTGGCATGGATAACGATCCTGCCGTTTTCGGAAGGTCGCGTTTCTCTACAGCGGGCATTTACCTTAATTCATTTATGGTAAAGGAAATGCATTCAATGGCAAAAATACTTAAAAATACAGCGCGGAACGATCGGGCGGATTATTATGCTCAGAAAGCTGAGAATTTGAAAGCGGCAATACAGAATGAATGTTATGATCCCAGGGATAAATTTTTCTATTCCGTGGACGTGGACGTGAAAACCCGCAGTTATGACTGGTTCCATAAAGGACTGGGGGTATTCTGGAAAACGCTTCCTATTAAAATACAGGCATGGACTGGATTTGTTCCGATGTATTCGGAAATAGCAAGCGGAGAACAGGCCGAGTGCCTTGTAAGTATGCATCTGGAAAACAAAAATACTTTCTGTTCGGACTTCGGTGTTCGGTCGCTTGCAAAGGATGAGAAAATGTATAACCTTGAGGCTTCGATAAACCCATCCAACTGGCTTGGTCCGGTATGGCTTGTGGTAAATTATGTCGTTTTCCGCGGGTTACTGAACTACGGCTATAAAGAAGAAGCGGCCGAACTTTGCAATAAAACCCTTTTGCTCCTCGGCGAAGATTATAAGAAAACGGGAACATTGCATGAATATTATAATCCTGAGACAGGACAGCCCATAATGAACCCGGGTTTCCTCAACTGGAACATGCTGCAGTTAACATGTTTCTGGAAATTAATGAAGGTTTCAGTGTATTTGATTACCTGTAGCCAATATTAAATAAAATTAAGGTATGTAACTGTACGTAATTGGTGTATAATTTGTTTAAAGCAGTTATTGAAATTTTTACTTAAACGGGTTACAAATATAAATAGTTAAATTTTTTACTATGAAAGGGTGTTATTTTTTTTGGGCGTAAAGATCAGTGAAATTGCGCAAAGGGCGAATGTTTCAACAGCTACGGTTTCGATGGTTTTGAACAATAAGCCTGGTATTAGTGAAGCAACAAGGGAAAAAGTCATTAAAATAGCCAAAGAGCTGGGGTACTCTGTCCCGCCGTTTAAAAAAGCAAGCCATAGGAACATGGGCAAGATTCAGCTGGCAATATACAGGAAGCATTCAAAGGTGGTAAGTGATACGCCGTTTTTTCACGCCCTGA from Thermoclostridium stercorarium subsp. stercorarium DSM 8532 harbors:
- a CDS encoding MGH1-like glycoside hydrolase domain-containing protein — protein: MNSVSVGYYNAVREYISENIDRAFKSPNDLFKYPFIDPGSVYDGNLWDWDSFWSVYALAAYEKTLNDGGAFRKKLIEGAMGNVLNFLSFQLVDGYIPMIVSKYNQGENEEPYLIKKHKDGVILNMHKPFLCQQACLVSGLTGSFSWLEGYIEKLERYFECYDRYYYNENCGLYVWADDVMIGMDNDPAVFGRSRFSTAGIYLNSFMVKEMHSMAKILKNTARNDRADYYAQKAENLKAAIQNECYDPRDKFFYSVDVDVKTRSYDWFHKGLGVFWKTLPIKIQAWTGFVPMYSEIASGEQAECLVSMHLENKNTFCSDFGVRSLAKDEKMYNLEASINPSNWLGPVWLVVNYVVFRGLLNYGYKEEAAELCNKTLLLLGEDYKKTGTLHEYYNPETGQPIMNPGFLNWNMLQLTCFWKLMKVSVYLITCSQY